The proteins below are encoded in one region of Elusimicrobiota bacterium:
- a CDS encoding glycosyltransferase family 39 protein has protein sequence MEQKAEKVFIFSIFFAFLIKSILAIIIPITGDEAYFVLWAKHLDFGYYDHTPLVGWILSIMLFFGSSEFIVRFPAIISSILVGIGIYLIIKPYDKIKACLISTLFIVSPISILNFLISTDTPLIISSFFSGYFLFLALNRKNYFFYFIAGIFLGFAFLSKYLAVLIGLTYLVYFIFTEKRKDKTLGFIILFISIIPFAVVNIYWNYTHDWANIMFNMFSRTKKESIPALYFLFGSTKEFGVSFLKLFIFILVQLYLFTPPILYYLFKKRKELLTKLKIADNFLVFFYIFIIPLLFYAFLSIKKSVSPLWMFYFYSFLFVLLYLYLSEMELTKSIEFMVLFTLIHLIFISAVLSIPPKYFKNNSSYYEIIQGMKTKTVLYNLKPFEKDFVLTTPSYTDSAILYFHSGIYFPVFDGGTLHGRQDDFITDYKLFSGKNILVLKKRLPEKERYEKFFKKYEVKQFEVEGAVFYIVLGYDFNFNNYRDIVLKDIKDKFYSVPKFLPTKSDYFKEKYFS, from the coding sequence ATGGAACAAAAAGCAGAAAAAGTATTTATCTTCAGTATTTTTTTCGCCTTCCTTATTAAATCAATTCTTGCGATCATCATACCTATTACCGGTGATGAAGCTTATTTCGTCCTTTGGGCAAAACATTTAGATTTTGGTTATTACGACCACACTCCCCTGGTCGGATGGATTTTAAGTATAATGCTTTTTTTCGGGAGTTCCGAATTTATTGTACGTTTTCCGGCAATTATTTCCAGCATTTTGGTTGGTATCGGTATTTATTTAATCATTAAGCCGTATGACAAAATAAAAGCCTGCCTTATTTCAACCCTTTTTATTGTTTCCCCCATTAGCATTCTAAACTTTTTGATTTCAACCGATACCCCATTGATAATTTCATCATTTTTTTCCGGTTATTTCCTTTTCCTTGCTTTAAATAGGAAAAATTATTTTTTTTACTTTATAGCCGGTATATTTTTAGGTTTTGCATTTCTATCAAAATATCTTGCCGTGCTGATAGGCCTTACTTACCTTGTGTATTTTATTTTTACAGAAAAAAGAAAAGATAAAACTCTGGGTTTTATTATTCTTTTTATATCAATAATTCCTTTTGCGGTAGTAAACATTTACTGGAACTATACTCACGACTGGGCAAATATAATGTTCAATATGTTCAGCCGAACCAAGAAGGAAAGTATTCCCGCATTATACTTTTTATTCGGTTCAACAAAGGAGTTCGGCGTTTCTTTCTTAAAATTATTCATATTTATTCTCGTTCAATTATATTTATTCACTCCCCCCATTCTATATTATCTCTTTAAGAAAAGAAAAGAATTATTGACAAAATTAAAAATTGCCGATAATTTCCTTGTTTTCTTTTATATTTTTATTATTCCCTTGCTTTTTTACGCCTTTCTTTCGATTAAAAAATCGGTAAGCCCTTTATGGATGTTTTACTTCTATTCATTCCTTTTTGTCCTTTTATATCTTTATTTAAGCGAAATGGAACTTACTAAATCAATTGAATTTATGGTACTTTTTACATTAATTCATTTAATTTTTATTTCCGCTGTGCTTTCAATTCCTCCGAAATATTTCAAAAACAACAGCAGCTACTATGAAATAATTCAGGGCATGAAAACTAAAACCGTTCTTTACAATCTAAAACCATTTGAAAAAGATTTTGTTCTTACCACTCCAAGCTATACTGATTCAGCGATTTTATACTTCCATTCAGGAATTTATTTTCCGGTTTTTGACGGCGGAACGCTTCACGGAAGGCAGGACGATTTTATAACCGATTATAAACTTTTTAGCGGCAAAAATATACTTGTTTTAAAGAAACGTCTGCCTGAAAAGGAAAGATATGAGAAGTTTTTCAAAAAATACGAGGTAAAGCAATTTGAAGTTGAAGGCGCGGTTTTTTATATAGTTTTGGGATATGATTTTAACTTTAATAATTATCGAGATATTGTTTTAAAAGACATCA
- a CDS encoding histidinol phosphate phosphatase domain-containing protein, with amino-acid sequence MIDLHTHTLFSDGALIPSELVYRAKVKGYDVIAITDHGDFSNFDFIIPRIKRISDELSRQYDITIIPGIEITYVPPKLISKAVKYCRKLGAALILGHGETPAETVPPGTNLESIIAEVDILAHPGYITLKEAELAKKNNVYLEITTRAGHSKANEHVAEIAKKCGAKLVLNSDTHEPEDLLTHEKIRKVLDMSKLSEKDYKVMKQNAFEIIKNIKI; translated from the coding sequence ATGATAGATTTACACACGCATACATTATTTTCCGACGGCGCTCTTATACCTTCAGAACTTGTTTACCGGGCAAAAGTTAAAGGATACGATGTTATTGCCATAACAGACCACGGCGATTTTTCTAATTTTGATTTTATTATTCCGAGGATAAAAAGAATCTCGGATGAACTGTCTCGGCAGTATGATATTACCATTATCCCGGGAATAGAAATAACTTATGTGCCGCCGAAACTTATTTCAAAAGCTGTTAAATACTGCAGGAAACTTGGCGCCGCGCTCATACTTGGCCACGGGGAAACGCCTGCTGAAACAGTGCCTCCCGGAACAAATTTGGAATCTATTATTGCTGAAGTAGATATTCTGGCGCATCCGGGATACATTACCCTAAAGGAAGCGGAGCTTGCTAAAAAAAATAATGTTTATCTTGAAATAACAACCCGAGCGGGGCACAGCAAGGCAAATGAACATGTTGCCGAGATTGCTAAAAAATGCGGGGCAAAACTTGTGCTTAATTCAGATACTCACGAGCCGGAAGATTTGCTGACTCATGAAAAAATTAGGAAAGTGCTGGATATGAGCAAACTTTCTGAAAAAGACTATAAAGTAATGAAACAAAACGCTTTTGAAATAATCAAAAATATTAAGATTTAG